Proteins encoded within one genomic window of Lycium ferocissimum isolate CSIRO_LF1 unplaced genomic scaffold, AGI_CSIRO_Lferr_CH_V1 ctg4105___fragment_3, whole genome shotgun sequence:
- the LOC132044276 gene encoding uncharacterized protein LOC132044276 has translation MRRVTIQTTATSSLVVKVKRHQYEDPSFTHYNDTAPQKKKSSFGVIGDGVLRYRYRLCVPDVTVLRQKIIAEAHSSCYSIHTGSTKMYRDIKEVYWWDGMKKDIVELTKSSHFLPVRTTYSAEDYAKLYIKKIVRLHGVPVSIISDRGAQFAANFGDLFRRVWGLR, from the exons ATGCGCAGAGTTACTATTCAGACAACAGCCACATCATCCTTAGTGGTCAAGGTGAAAAGGCATCAGTATGAAGACCCTTCATTCACCCATTACAACGATACAGCTCCACAAAAGAAGAAATCATCATTCGGGGTTATTGGAGATGGAGTCCTCCGATATCGATAtaggttgtgtgttcccgatgtaACGGTTTTACGTCAGAAGATTATAGCGGAAGCTCATTCCTCCTGCTATTCTATCCACACagggtcaacaaagatgtaccgcGACATCAAAgaggtttattggtgggatggaatgaagaaagatatagtggA actgaCAAAGTCATCACATTTTCTGCCTGTTAGGACTACTTACTCCgctgaggattatgcgaagctttatattaagaagatagtccgaCTTCATGGTGTACCTGTatccattatctccgatagGGGTGCGCAGTTTGCAGCTAACTTTGGAGATCTTTTCaggagggtttggggactcaggtga